The Nitrospirota bacterium genome has a segment encoding these proteins:
- a CDS encoding GatB/YqeY domain-containing protein, translating to MGLRDSIDADVKGALKSGAKNKVSTLRMLNAALKNKQIDKRRPLTEDEVVETVRSLIKQRRDSIEQFARGGRQDLVEKETEEVSILEAYLPKQLSREEVEAMVREAVAGTGAQGPKDMGKVMKALIPMIGGRADGKLVSELVKHALG from the coding sequence ATGGGACTACGGGACAGCATCGATGCGGATGTGAAGGGCGCCCTCAAATCCGGCGCTAAAAATAAGGTATCGACGCTGCGGATGCTGAACGCTGCCCTGAAGAACAAACAGATAGACAAGCGGAGGCCTCTAACGGAAGATGAGGTGGTCGAGACCGTGCGATCGCTCATCAAGCAGCGGAGGGATTCGATCGAACAGTTTGCCAGGGGAGGCAGACAGGACCTCGTCGAGAAAGAGACGGAGGAAGTTTCGATTCTCGAAGCCTATCTTCCCAAACAGCTGTCCCGTGAAGAAGTGGAGGCAATGGTCCGTGAAGCTGTTGCCGGGACCGGTGCCCAGGGACCCAAGGACATGGGCAAGGTCATGAAAGCGCTTATCCCCATGATTGGCGGCCGTGCGGATGGGAAGCTCGTGAGTGAGCTGGTGAAGCATGCGTTGGGGTAA
- a CDS encoding NGG1p interacting factor NIF3: MKLREFYESAIQAGIDADPRGRSVVEAELQEIRRAYEELKPDDKTAFDLEKLTNPYADSRMLYGDPDRDVSAALVGIDVETPELLLAERLIAKGRHIDFVIAHHPEGRAYANFYEVMKMQADILHGVGVPINVAEGQLSGRMKEVERSLLPVNHTRPVDAARLLDIPLLCMHTPADNMVARYLQALFDRESPARLKDVVTLLRKIPEYQEAIRNNAGPRILFGSDDQRTGKIFVDMTGGTSGSKDTIGKLVQSGVGTVVGMHMSEDHRKEAEKHHLRVVIAGHISSDTLGLNLLLDVLEKRAPLSVVDFSGFKRVRRQN; this comes from the coding sequence GTGAAGCTAAGGGAGTTCTACGAATCGGCAATACAGGCGGGCATTGATGCCGATCCCCGCGGCAGATCCGTTGTTGAAGCGGAATTGCAGGAAATACGCAGGGCCTACGAAGAACTGAAGCCCGATGACAAGACCGCGTTCGACCTTGAAAAATTGACGAACCCCTATGCGGACAGCAGGATGCTGTATGGGGACCCCGATCGAGACGTGTCCGCGGCGCTCGTCGGAATCGATGTGGAAACGCCCGAACTCCTGCTCGCCGAGCGTTTGATCGCGAAGGGCCGGCATATTGATTTTGTCATCGCGCATCATCCCGAAGGGCGTGCCTACGCCAACTTTTATGAAGTGATGAAGATGCAGGCCGACATTCTGCATGGTGTCGGTGTGCCCATCAATGTTGCAGAAGGGCAGCTCAGCGGCAGAATGAAAGAGGTCGAACGGAGCCTTCTCCCCGTGAATCACACACGGCCCGTTGATGCGGCTCGTCTCCTCGATATCCCCCTCCTCTGCATGCATACGCCTGCCGATAACATGGTCGCCCGTTACCTCCAAGCGCTCTTCGACCGGGAGTCTCCCGCCCGGCTGAAAGACGTTGTCACGCTGCTCCGGAAAATTCCCGAGTACCAGGAGGCGATCAGGAACAATGCCGGACCACGCATCCTGTTCGGTTCGGACGATCAGCGGACCGGGAAGATCTTCGTTGACATGACCGGCGGAACGTCGGGCTCGAAGGATACGATCGGGAAACTTGTCCAGTCGGGTGTCGGCACGGTCGTCGGGATGCATATGTCCGAGGACCACCGGAAGGAAGCCGAAAAACATCATCTGCGTGTGGTGATTGCCGGACATATTTCGAGCGACACGCTTGGCCTGAACCTGCTGCTGGATGTTCTCGAGAAGCGTGCGCCGCTTTCGGTGGTTGATTTCTCCGGCTTCAAGCGCGTCAGGCGGCAGAACTGA
- a CDS encoding endonuclease MutS2, with product MNEHALKVLEYEKVKSLVASYAASEAGRIVVRRLHPTPDGHVAAALLSETREFIAILLLGEKPPLDGIPETGQAVTKLGISNSMLSPAELLNLARTLGSGRRVRKFFQRFEGKGAQEACPAPLLAAKASEIRPQKEIEEAILGAIDDKAEVRDSASPELRKIRRQILRMRESILDRMHGILQDSSLQKVIQEPVITLRDDRYVLPLKPNFRQGLSGVVHGQSGSRATLFVEPLDILEQNNRLAELRMEEREEVERILRVLTSLLSRESDAVRRMIDALAYIDAVYARARFGLEYDATVPGLSADGSIRLRSARHPLLVAKYKAQAGHSGITPNDILLASGQRALILSGPNAGGKTVVLKTAGLLCLMAQSGIPITGAEGSEVPCFASVFADIGDDQSLEQDLSTFSSHVSRIAEILREADENSLVLLDELGSGTEPGEGAGLGAAVLEDLLERGCVTIVTTHQNALKLFGSRTSGAVNAAMEFDPQSLTPTYRLIAGRPGRSYGLDMASRMGIPAEVIRNARSRISEDDVSLDQLLRQVEEDSRVVAAERLSLEQELVAAKRERTEAVDALRAARDEARDVKAKARTEARDVLSALRQKLRELSRIAVLDRTDIKKTSGDVEALSGRLEPAAHAEQTGRTLDPRDFHVGEIVRIERLNKTGTVVAWHGGILDLEVGAKKIRIPSTEVVPLVGARGERPVLPAPGWNAELHEEEGTADRLNIIGLRVPEGLAEVDRFIDRAGLHQVTVVTIIHGLGTGALKTAVAEFLKNHPLIAATRPGEPAEGGAGVTIAELKK from the coding sequence ATGAACGAACATGCCCTGAAGGTCCTTGAGTATGAGAAGGTAAAAAGTCTGGTTGCATCCTATGCGGCATCCGAGGCTGGAAGGATCGTGGTCCGGAGGCTCCATCCAACGCCGGACGGACACGTCGCCGCCGCACTGCTCTCCGAGACCAGGGAGTTTATCGCGATCCTGCTGCTCGGGGAAAAACCGCCGCTCGACGGGATACCCGAAACAGGGCAGGCAGTGACGAAGCTCGGCATCAGTAACAGCATGCTGTCTCCCGCCGAACTGCTGAACCTGGCTCGTACGCTTGGCTCGGGCAGACGGGTCAGGAAGTTTTTTCAGCGGTTCGAAGGAAAGGGCGCGCAGGAAGCATGCCCGGCCCCGCTTCTGGCTGCTAAAGCCTCCGAAATCCGGCCCCAGAAGGAGATCGAGGAGGCCATCCTTGGCGCCATAGATGATAAGGCGGAAGTCAGGGATTCAGCGAGTCCGGAGCTCCGGAAAATCCGCAGACAGATCCTGCGCATGCGGGAGAGCATTCTGGACCGGATGCACGGGATCCTGCAGGACAGCAGTCTTCAAAAGGTCATCCAGGAACCGGTGATCACGCTCCGCGATGATCGGTATGTGCTGCCGCTCAAGCCGAATTTCAGGCAGGGCCTCTCCGGCGTGGTGCACGGGCAATCCGGGTCACGGGCAACCCTCTTTGTGGAGCCGCTCGATATCCTTGAGCAGAACAACCGGCTTGCCGAGCTGCGTATGGAGGAGCGGGAAGAGGTGGAGCGTATTTTACGGGTGCTCACTTCGCTCCTGTCCCGTGAATCCGATGCGGTCCGTCGGATGATCGACGCTCTCGCATACATCGATGCCGTTTACGCCCGTGCCCGGTTCGGGCTGGAGTATGATGCCACCGTGCCGGGCCTGTCAGCAGACGGGAGCATCCGCCTGCGGTCTGCGAGACATCCGCTGCTCGTGGCGAAGTACAAGGCCCAGGCCGGACATTCGGGGATCACGCCGAACGACATTCTTCTTGCCAGCGGGCAACGGGCGCTTATCCTGAGTGGACCGAATGCAGGCGGCAAGACCGTTGTCCTCAAGACCGCGGGGCTGTTGTGTCTCATGGCCCAGTCGGGGATTCCCATCACCGGGGCAGAGGGGAGCGAAGTTCCCTGCTTCGCTTCGGTCTTCGCTGATATTGGAGACGACCAGAGCCTTGAACAGGACCTGAGCACGTTTTCTTCGCACGTGAGCAGGATCGCAGAGATTCTGCGGGAGGCGGACGAGAACTCGCTGGTGCTCCTCGACGAACTGGGGTCCGGCACTGAACCCGGCGAAGGAGCCGGGCTTGGTGCGGCGGTTCTTGAAGACCTGCTCGAGCGGGGGTGCGTAACCATTGTCACCACCCATCAGAATGCCCTGAAACTGTTCGGATCCCGAACGAGCGGCGCCGTGAACGCAGCCATGGAATTCGATCCGCAGTCGCTCACGCCGACCTACCGGCTGATCGCGGGGAGACCGGGCAGAAGTTACGGATTGGACATGGCATCACGGATGGGCATTCCGGCGGAAGTGATCCGGAATGCCCGGTCGAGGATCAGTGAGGATGACGTGAGCCTCGACCAATTGCTCCGGCAGGTCGAAGAAGATTCACGAGTCGTCGCTGCGGAGCGCCTTTCGCTCGAGCAGGAGCTCGTCGCGGCGAAGCGGGAGCGCACGGAGGCAGTGGACGCGCTCCGGGCTGCGCGGGATGAAGCCCGCGACGTGAAAGCAAAGGCCAGGACCGAGGCCCGGGACGTCCTTTCAGCGCTGCGGCAAAAGCTCAGGGAACTTTCCCGCATCGCTGTGCTTGACCGTACAGACATTAAAAAAACAAGCGGAGACGTGGAGGCGCTGAGCGGCAGGCTCGAGCCCGCGGCCCATGCAGAACAGACCGGGCGAACCCTTGACCCCCGGGATTTTCATGTCGGCGAGATTGTTCGTATCGAGAGATTGAATAAGACCGGGACCGTTGTCGCATGGCACGGGGGTATCCTTGACCTGGAGGTGGGCGCGAAGAAGATCAGGATCCCGTCGACGGAAGTCGTCCCCCTGGTTGGCGCGCGTGGGGAACGGCCTGTTCTGCCGGCGCCCGGATGGAACGCCGAACTCCATGAGGAAGAAGGAACTGCAGACCGGCTGAATATCATCGGGCTCAGGGTTCCCGAGGGACTGGCGGAAGTGGACCGGTTCATTGACCGGGCAGGTCTTCATCAGGTCACGGTCGTCACCATCATCCATGGACTGGGGACCGGGGCGCTTAAAACCGCGGTAGCGGAATTTTTAAAAAACCACCCGCTGATCGCAGCCACCCGGCCGGGCGAACCGGCCGAGGGCGGGGCGGGAGTAACGATCGCAGAATTGAAAAAATAA
- the rplM gene encoding 50S ribosomal protein L13, with the protein MGTYSAKEEDIKRAWHLVDANGKTLGRLASAVASVLKGKTKPVYTKHVDTGDFVIVVNADKVHLTGKKLDQKVYYSHSGYPGGLKSVTAGTLMKTKPEQVIKMAIEGMLPKTRLGKQMLSKLKVYAGEQHPHAAQQPVEMKVK; encoded by the coding sequence ATGGGAACCTATTCGGCAAAAGAGGAAGATATTAAGAGAGCGTGGCATCTCGTCGATGCAAACGGCAAGACACTCGGAAGGCTTGCCTCAGCGGTTGCGTCCGTGCTCAAAGGCAAGACCAAGCCTGTCTACACGAAGCATGTCGATACGGGAGATTTCGTGATCGTGGTGAACGCTGACAAGGTGCATCTCACCGGCAAGAAGCTTGACCAGAAAGTCTACTACAGTCACTCGGGGTATCCCGGGGGACTCAAGTCGGTCACCGCGGGCACGCTCATGAAGACGAAGCCTGAACAGGTGATCAAAATGGCCATAGAAGGCATGCTTCCGAAGACCAGGCTTGGCAAGCAGATGCTGAGCAAGCTGAAAGTATATGCAGGAGAGCAGCATCCGCATGCAGCGCAGCAGCCGGTCGAAATGAAAGTGAAATAA
- the rpsI gene encoding 30S ribosomal protein S9 produces the protein MAAATISRYYATGKRKNSIARVWMMPGSGKITINEKSMDDYFGRDVLKMIIRQPFEVTGTQDKFDVLVSVLGGGNSGQAGAIRHGISKALLAIDAESRGKLRKEGLLTRDPRAKERKKYGQKGARARFQFSKR, from the coding sequence ATGGCAGCGGCAACGATTTCCAGATATTATGCAACAGGGAAGAGAAAGAATTCCATCGCCCGGGTGTGGATGATGCCCGGATCGGGCAAGATTACGATCAATGAGAAGTCGATGGATGATTATTTCGGCAGGGACGTGCTGAAGATGATCATTCGTCAACCCTTCGAGGTCACCGGCACTCAGGATAAATTCGACGTGCTCGTGAGCGTTCTGGGGGGCGGAAATTCCGGCCAGGCGGGAGCCATCAGGCACGGTATATCGAAGGCTCTTCTGGCGATCGACGCGGAATCACGCGGCAAGCTCCGCAAGGAAGGCCTCCTGACCAGGGACCCGAGGGCCAAAGAGCGAAAGAAGTACGGCCAGAAAGGCGCCCGCGCCCGGTTCCAGTTCTCAAAGAGATAA
- the argC gene encoding N-acetyl-gamma-glutamyl-phosphate reductase, translating into MSNPGKLRIAIVGSSGYTGGELFRILLHHAHVTVAAVTSEKSAGKPITAIFPHLAKLTDLVCEPLDPDAIAKKTDFVFLALPHVTAQEAAFRFHKLGKKVVDLSADYRLSDPALYEKWYEHSHQYPDLLKTAVYGLPELHADAIRKASLIANPGCYPTGAVLGLAPLMDRKAIDHRTIIIDSKSGVTGAGRSPGLPYHFPEANEAFMAYKIGTHRHTPEIEQELARLATERVTVNFTPHLVPMNRGILTTIYATLTAAQTDTASLHRTYQEFYKDKPFVRLLAPGQFPNVNAVRGSNFCDVGVFADPRTGRAVIVTAIDNLVKGASGQAVQNMNLMMGFDEVEGLAFAGLFP; encoded by the coding sequence ATGAGCAATCCTGGAAAACTAAGAATTGCGATTGTGGGCTCCAGCGGTTATACCGGCGGTGAGCTGTTCCGGATCCTGCTCCATCATGCGCATGTCACGGTCGCGGCGGTGACCTCGGAGAAGTCAGCGGGAAAGCCGATCACCGCGATTTTTCCCCACCTTGCCAAGTTGACCGATCTCGTCTGTGAGCCGCTCGACCCGGATGCGATTGCGAAGAAGACGGATTTTGTCTTCCTTGCCCTCCCGCACGTTACTGCGCAGGAGGCCGCCTTCCGGTTCCACAAACTCGGAAAGAAAGTAGTCGACCTGTCGGCCGACTACCGTCTCAGCGACCCGGCGCTTTACGAGAAGTGGTACGAGCACTCCCACCAGTACCCGGACCTGCTCAAGACCGCCGTGTACGGACTGCCGGAGCTCCACGCCGATGCGATCCGAAAGGCCTCGCTCATCGCGAACCCCGGGTGTTACCCGACCGGCGCTGTTCTGGGGCTCGCGCCGCTCATGGATCGGAAGGCGATCGACCACAGGACGATCATCATCGACTCTAAGTCGGGTGTGACCGGAGCCGGCCGCAGCCCGGGCCTCCCCTATCACTTTCCCGAGGCGAACGAAGCGTTCATGGCGTACAAGATCGGGACGCACCGCCACACACCGGAGATCGAACAGGAGCTTGCGAGACTTGCAACAGAGCGGGTGACGGTGAATTTTACCCCGCATCTGGTGCCGATGAACCGGGGCATCCTGACCACGATCTATGCAACCCTGACGGCGGCGCAGACCGATACTGCATCGCTGCACCGCACCTACCAGGAGTTCTATAAGGACAAGCCGTTCGTGCGCTTGCTTGCACCGGGTCAGTTTCCCAACGTGAACGCGGTGCGCGGCTCGAACTTTTGCGATGTCGGCGTCTTTGCTGACCCGCGAACGGGCCGGGCCGTTATTGTCACAGCGATCGACAATCTCGTCAAGGGGGCATCCGGACAGGCTGTGCAGAATATGAATCTTATGATGGGTTTCGACGAGGTCGAAGGGCTTGCCTTCGCGGGGCTATTCCCGTGA
- the rpsU gene encoding 30S ribosomal protein S21, producing MPSIRLRENEPFEAALRRFKKSIEKEGVLSEVKKREHYEKPSVKRKKKALAAKKKAAKSARIFRQN from the coding sequence TTGCCGAGCATCCGATTACGTGAAAACGAGCCGTTCGAGGCCGCACTCCGGAGATTCAAGAAAAGTATAGAGAAGGAAGGCGTGCTGTCGGAGGTAAAAAAAAGAGAACATTACGAGAAACCAAGCGTAAAACGAAAGAAAAAGGCATTGGCCGCGAAAAAGAAAGCGGCCAAGAGCGCCCGCATTTTCAGGCAAAACTGA
- the argJ gene encoding bifunctional glutamate N-acetyltransferase/amino-acid acetyltransferase ArgJ, giving the protein MRVLDTKNFSVTGFKVWGIHCGIKKTDKKDLAIICSDREAAVAGVFTKNRVKAACILQNSTKIKSGKGQVIIANSGCANACTGKRGMADARETAETAAKELGVKPDFVYVASTGVIGEFLPMPKIATGIATAVGLLSAAGWEQACEAIMTTDMYPKFSVVQEEIGGKTITVAGIAKGSGMIQPNMATMLCFIVTDTNISSAMLKKTLIASTDRSFNMISVDGETSTNDMVLCMANGAAGNRRPGPGSKDSKKFQACLDTVARSLARQVVRDGEGATKFVEIDVRNAKNPVEAKRAAMAIANSSLVKTALFGEDANWGRIMAALGHSGIEMDEARTDIFVGKAKLVEKGLGQGKHAEREAALALKQREVQIVIDLHKGKGSAVVWTCDLSYEYIKINAAYRS; this is encoded by the coding sequence ATGAGAGTTCTCGACACCAAGAACTTTTCAGTGACCGGGTTTAAGGTATGGGGCATCCATTGCGGGATCAAGAAGACCGATAAGAAAGATCTTGCCATCATTTGCTCCGACCGGGAAGCCGCTGTTGCCGGAGTGTTTACCAAGAACCGGGTGAAAGCGGCATGCATTCTCCAGAATTCAACAAAGATAAAATCGGGCAAGGGACAGGTCATCATTGCCAACAGCGGGTGCGCCAATGCCTGCACCGGAAAGCGCGGAATGGCCGATGCCCGAGAAACGGCGGAGACCGCTGCGAAAGAACTGGGCGTCAAGCCGGATTTCGTTTATGTTGCATCGACAGGCGTGATCGGCGAATTCCTGCCCATGCCGAAGATAGCGACGGGCATCGCGACAGCCGTCGGATTGTTGTCGGCAGCGGGCTGGGAGCAGGCATGCGAGGCAATCATGACCACGGACATGTATCCCAAGTTCTCGGTGGTCCAGGAAGAGATCGGAGGCAAGACGATTACCGTTGCCGGCATCGCGAAGGGATCGGGCATGATCCAGCCGAATATGGCCACCATGCTCTGTTTCATCGTGACCGACACGAACATCTCGTCCGCCATGCTGAAAAAGACGCTGATTGCATCGACGGACAGATCTTTCAATATGATATCGGTAGATGGCGAGACGAGCACGAACGACATGGTCCTTTGCATGGCGAACGGCGCCGCGGGAAATAGGAGACCGGGGCCGGGCAGCAAGGACTCGAAAAAGTTCCAGGCCTGCCTGGATACGGTTGCGCGGTCCCTGGCGCGTCAAGTGGTACGGGACGGCGAAGGGGCCACGAAATTCGTCGAGATTGATGTGCGGAATGCAAAGAATCCCGTTGAGGCGAAGCGGGCCGCGATGGCGATTGCAAACTCCAGCCTTGTCAAGACGGCGCTCTTCGGAGAAGATGCGAACTGGGGCAGGATCATGGCCGCGTTGGGTCATTCCGGCATCGAGATGGACGAGGCGCGGACGGATATCTTCGTCGGCAAGGCAAAGCTTGTCGAAAAGGGTTTGGGTCAGGGGAAGCATGCCGAGCGGGAAGCAGCGTTGGCACTGAAACAGCGGGAAGTGCAGATCGTGATCGACCTTCACAAAGGCAAAGGATCTGCGGTCGTATGGACCTGTGATCTGTCTTACGAGTATATCAAGATCAACGCCGCCTACCGGAGTTGA